Proteins from one Hyperolius riggenbachi isolate aHypRig1 chromosome 4, aHypRig1.pri, whole genome shotgun sequence genomic window:
- the MTERF4 gene encoding transcription termination factor 4, mitochondrial isoform X2 produces the protein MSADRACEDRCTMVSICVRSFLHFRRHSLFLRHVSRVPGGRQELLNLDFSEEQAEKILSMKSSAHSMSTITELSVIGLYPKQILKILEEKPEIMRATAKEVRDKADTLRRLGLGEGSLQNAVVRCPALMSIPRSHLLAAVQCLKTRCQFSSQQVLKILRTTPEALSQDPKYLHEVFQYVYFRMGGKHVDMISSGIFQSPLHEIRVRHEFLERLGKFQPPNKKGLCPPTNPKLKEVMQLSEGDFLSHIAHSSPIEFSVFCKILAREEQENAEDAEDEQDESTEEEDGQSEGEDDSDDEIDEQNIPNDQTHKHKNK, from the exons GTGTCCATATGTGTCAGGAGCTTCCTCCATTTTAGACGGCACAGTCTATTCTTGAGACATGTGTCTAGGGTTCCAGGTGGAAGACAGGAGCTCTTGAATCTGGACTTCTCAGAGGAACAAGCAGAGAAGATCCTCTCCATGAAAAGCTCTGCACACAGCATGTCTACCATTACAGAGCTGAGTGTGATTGGTCTCTACCCCAAACAGATTCTGAAAATTCTTGAGGAAAAGCCAGAAATTATGAGAGCAACAGCTAAGGAAGTGCGAGACAAAGCTGATACTCTGCGGAGGCTGGGCCTCGGTGAGG gTTCTCTTCAGAACGCTGTGGTCAGGTGTCCAGCCTTAATGTCCATACCTCGTTCCCATCTattggctgctgtacagtgccttAAGACTCGATGTCAGTTCTCTTCACAGCAAGTGCTAAAGATCCTCCGCACCACTCCTGAGGCCCTGAGCCAAGATCCCAAGTACCTGCACGAGGTGTTCCAA TATGTATATTTTCGAATGGGTGGAAAACATGTAGACATGATTTCTTCTGGAATTTTCCAAAGTCCACTACATGAGATTAGAGTTCGGCACGAGTTCCTGGAACGTCTCGGTAAATTCCAGCCACCTAACAAGAAAGGTCTGTgtcctcccaccaaccccaagCTCAAGGAGGTTATGCAGCTGTCTGAAGGGGACTTCTTGTCACACATTGCACACTCCTCACCAATAGAGTTCAGTGTTTTTTGCAAGATTCTAGCGCGTGAGGAGCAGGAGAATGCAGAAGATGCGGAAGATGAGCAGGATGAGTCAACTGAAGAGGAAGATGGACAATCAGAGGGAGAGGATGACTCTGATGATGAAATTGATGAGCAGAATATTCCAAATGACCAAACGCATAAGCATAAGAATAAATAG
- the MTERF4 gene encoding transcription termination factor 4, mitochondrial isoform X1: MFWEVPYLILRRLRARREQLEEEEEEEEEEEEEEYHYQPPPPQYRQRTNNSITRKQYLRRRRRRRIFPARINLSEIDERDIQERYRLNSDFIMSLYELIKKDLISTTKRSNAVPGIVKLLCALHYFTSGSLQSTVAEAGGITQSTFSRALSEVISAILKLQDQFITFPKSAAGQQLIKSGFRSIDGFPNVLGVLGCTHIAISPPSEMEQTYRNNKHYHSINVQLVCGPDMRILDVVSQFAGATHNADLLKQSKIYERFEEGEFNGWLLGDEGYGVKPWLLTPFDKANTEAELRYNMSHASTYSVLERSAEVLKSRFRCLDNPNGVLLYNPEKVCKIILVCCIIHNIAIMKSLDVDIALDLRLPIKDESIEDDTMEGSLQRDKVVLEYFSA; the protein is encoded by the exons ATGTTTTGGGAGGTGCCGTATTTGATACTGAGGAGATTGCGAGCCCGACGTGAACAattagaagaagaggaggaggaggaagaagaagaggaggaggaggagtaccaTTACCAGCCGCCACCACCACAGTATAGACAACGTACCAATAATAGTATTACTAGGAAGCAGTACTTAAGAcgacggaggaggaggagaatctTCCCAGCCAGAATCAACCTCTCAGAGATCGATGAGCGTGATATACAGGAGCGATATAGGCTTAACTCTGATTTTATTATGTCTCTTTATGAACTCATCAAGAAAGACCTGATATCCACAACAAAAAGGAGTAATGCGGTTCCAGGGATTGTGAAGTTACTGTGTGCCCTCCATTACTTCACCAGCGGATCATTACAGAGCACCGTGGCTGAGGCTGGTGGGATAACACAAAGCACCTTCAGCCGAGCTCTCTCTGAGGTCATCTCTGCAATCTTGAAGCTACAAGACCAGTTCATAACCTTCCCTAAGAGTGCAGCGGGGCAGCAGCTCATTAAGTCTGGATTCCGAAGCATTGATGGCTTTCCAAATGTCCTGGGTGTATTGGGCTGTACACACATTGCCATCTCTCCCCCCTCTGAAATGGAGCAGACCTACCGTAACAACAAGCACTACCATTCCATCAATGTGCAGCTGGTCTGTGGCCCCGATATGAGGATCCTTGATGTGGTGTCCCAGTTTGCGGGGGCAACGCACAATGCAGACCTGCTGAAGCAATCCAAGATATATGAAAGATTTGAGGAAGGAGAATTTAATGGCTGGCTTCTAG GAGATGAAGGTTACGGTGTGAAGCCCTGGCTTCTGACTCCATTTGACAAAGCAAATACAGAGGCAGAGCTCCGATACAACATGTCACACGCTTCTACTTACTCTGTGCTGGAGCGAAGCGCCGAGGTGCTGAAGAGTCGCTTCCGATGTCTGGATAATCCTAATGGAGTTCTGCTCTACAACCCTGAGAAAGTCTGTAAGATTATCCTGGTTTGCTGCATCATCCATAACATCGCCATCATGAAGAGCCTAGATGTGGACATTGCCCTGGACCTGAGACTACCCATCAAAGATGAGTCCATAGAGGATGACACAATGGAAGGAAGTCTACAGAGAGATAAGGTTGTACTGGAGTACTTCTCTG CTTGA